One Actinospica robiniae DSM 44927 genomic region harbors:
- a CDS encoding ABC transporter ATP-binding protein — protein MATDVGGLSTAAAGLEGPSSSPKGVMVRNLHRSFNRSGGVLKGLDLDIAPGEFVALIGRSGSGKSTLLRALAGLDRDVEGYGRIAVPEQVSVVFQDSRLLPWKRLLANVTFGIEGRDAVERGVRALAEVGLAGRERAWPAELSGGQQQRAALARSLVREPRLLLADEPFGALDALTRLQMHELLRRLCAVHKPAVLLVTHDVDEAIVLADRVILLDGGVVDTDIRIDLEERSQADPGFAALRRQLLDALGATGEHLGSDFIAPGTRRAF, from the coding sequence ATGGCGACGGACGTTGGAGGGCTGAGCACGGCTGCGGCTGGTCTCGAGGGGCCCTCCTCGTCTCCGAAGGGCGTCATGGTCCGCAACCTGCACCGCAGCTTCAACCGGTCCGGCGGAGTACTCAAAGGTCTGGATCTCGATATCGCGCCAGGTGAGTTCGTCGCGCTGATCGGTCGTTCCGGCAGCGGCAAGAGCACTCTGCTGCGCGCGCTGGCCGGGCTCGACCGGGACGTCGAGGGCTACGGCCGGATCGCGGTTCCGGAGCAGGTGTCGGTCGTCTTCCAGGACTCCCGGCTGCTGCCGTGGAAGCGGCTGCTGGCCAACGTGACCTTCGGCATCGAGGGCAGGGACGCCGTCGAGCGGGGAGTACGAGCGCTGGCCGAAGTCGGCCTCGCGGGCCGCGAACGGGCCTGGCCGGCCGAACTGTCCGGCGGCCAGCAGCAGCGCGCCGCTCTCGCCCGCTCGCTGGTGCGCGAACCGCGGCTGCTCCTCGCCGACGAGCCGTTCGGCGCACTCGACGCGCTGACCCGGCTGCAGATGCACGAACTGCTGCGCAGGCTCTGCGCCGTGCACAAGCCCGCGGTACTCCTGGTGACCCACGACGTCGACGAGGCGATCGTGCTCGCCGACCGGGTGATCCTGCTCGACGGCGGGGTTGTCGACACCGACATCCGGATCGACCTCGAGGAAAGGTCCCAGGCGGACCCAGGCTTCGCCGCACTGCGTCGGCAGTTGCTCGACGCTCTGGGAGCCACCGGCGAGCACCTCGGATCCGACTTCATCGCTCCCGGCACGCGCCGGGCCTTTTAG
- a CDS encoding ABC transporter permease, protein MTSAALATVLAEPSTQDVRVVRRRLGPGRRVRLAFWIGPSLLLAIWVTGSSTGFIAPQVLTAPWDVVKEFGDQWSNHDLLGNIATSVQRAALGLLIGTAAGFLLALVSGLSRLGEAVIDGPIQIKRAVPTLALIPLFVAWFGIGEQMKVITIALISMIPIYVNTHNGLRGIDNRYAELAETLDIRRGAFLRHVVLPGALPGFLLGLRFAVTSAMLGLVVVEQYNSLSGIGHMMTLAQEYGETSVIVVGLVLYGVYGFLADAAVRLVERKALSWRRTLEG, encoded by the coding sequence ATGACCAGCGCAGCACTCGCAACAGTCCTAGCCGAGCCGTCGACCCAAGACGTACGCGTGGTGCGCCGTCGGCTCGGGCCGGGCCGCCGGGTCCGCCTCGCCTTCTGGATCGGCCCGTCGCTGCTGCTGGCCATCTGGGTGACCGGGTCCTCGACCGGCTTCATCGCCCCCCAGGTGCTCACCGCGCCCTGGGATGTGGTGAAGGAGTTCGGCGACCAGTGGAGCAACCACGACCTGCTCGGCAACATCGCGACATCGGTCCAGCGCGCCGCGCTCGGCTTGCTGATCGGTACGGCGGCGGGCTTCCTGCTCGCGCTCGTCTCCGGACTGTCCCGGCTCGGCGAAGCCGTCATCGACGGGCCGATCCAGATCAAGCGCGCCGTTCCGACGCTGGCGCTGATCCCGCTCTTCGTGGCCTGGTTCGGCATCGGCGAGCAGATGAAGGTCATCACGATCGCGTTGATCTCCATGATCCCGATCTACGTCAACACCCACAACGGTCTTCGCGGCATCGACAACCGCTACGCCGAACTCGCCGAGACCCTCGACATCAGGCGCGGCGCGTTCCTGCGCCACGTGGTGCTGCCCGGCGCGCTGCCCGGCTTCCTGCTGGGACTCAGGTTCGCGGTGACCTCCGCGATGCTCGGCCTAGTCGTCGTCGAGCAATACAACTCGCTCTCCGGCATCGGCCACATGATGACGCTGGCTCAGGAGTACGGGGAGACGTCGGTCATCGTCGTCGGGCTCGTCCTTTACGGCGTCTACGGCTTCCTCGCGGACGCCGCTGTCCGGCTCGTGGAGAGGAAGGCACTGTCATGGCGACGGACGTTGGAGGGCTGA
- a CDS encoding ABC transporter substrate-binding protein — MTNRAHSLRRAAAALGAAIAAVGGLTACGSSSGPSLSLTAALPDRVPSGTVLRMGDPSAQIAIQAAGLDKQLAAEGVEIQWANISGGPDSIKAFRGNQLDCSSVADIPSLFAHWTGTSTQIVFQSVTVDPLAHPIYKLGIAPGDDIKTLSDLKGKKVAYSAGQAQGALVLRLLQKAGLTKNDVTLVDLPSTASTYNQALGSHAVDVAPLGASTIVTYLKQYPGSSAIDTGIRDDASTLYCLTSSVQDAGKAAALRDYVAARTKALLWENAHPDQWAQLYYEQNQGLSAADAQHAVQVKGQIGIPANWTNADTRLQATADLLAEDQGNAKFDVSTIVDTRFAQVEAAAAGSDVVTGDAS; from the coding sequence ATGACCAACCGAGCTCATTCCCTTCGCCGAGCCGCCGCAGCGCTCGGGGCCGCGATCGCGGCCGTCGGGGGGCTGACGGCCTGCGGCTCCTCCAGCGGCCCGTCGCTGTCCCTGACGGCCGCCCTGCCCGACAGGGTGCCGTCCGGCACGGTCTTACGCATGGGTGACCCCTCGGCGCAGATCGCGATTCAAGCCGCCGGTCTGGACAAACAACTCGCGGCCGAGGGGGTCGAGATCCAGTGGGCCAACATCAGCGGCGGCCCGGACAGCATCAAGGCCTTCCGCGGCAACCAGCTCGACTGCAGTTCGGTCGCGGACATCCCGTCGCTCTTCGCCCACTGGACCGGCACGTCGACTCAGATCGTGTTCCAGTCGGTGACCGTCGATCCGCTCGCGCACCCGATCTACAAGCTCGGTATCGCTCCCGGCGACGATATCAAGACGCTGTCCGACCTCAAGGGCAAGAAGGTCGCCTACAGCGCCGGCCAGGCCCAGGGAGCGCTCGTGCTTCGGCTGCTGCAGAAGGCCGGGCTCACTAAGAACGACGTCACGCTCGTGGACCTGCCGAGCACGGCGAGCACCTACAACCAGGCGCTCGGTAGCCACGCGGTCGACGTCGCGCCGCTCGGGGCCAGCACGATCGTGACGTACCTGAAGCAGTACCCAGGCTCGTCGGCGATAGACACCGGTATTCGAGACGACGCCTCGACGCTGTACTGCCTCACGTCCTCGGTTCAGGACGCAGGCAAAGCCGCCGCCCTTCGGGACTATGTCGCCGCCCGCACCAAGGCGCTGCTGTGGGAGAACGCCCACCCGGACCAGTGGGCGCAGCTCTACTACGAGCAGAACCAAGGCCTGAGCGCCGCCGACGCGCAGCACGCCGTCCAGGTCAAGGGCCAGATCGGCATCCCGGCGAACTGGACGAACGCCGACACCCGGCTCCAGGCGACCGCCGATCTTCTGGCGGAGGATCAGGGCAACGCGAAGTTCGACGTCTCCACGATCGTCGACACGCGTTTCGCGCAGGTGGAGGCCGCAGCGGCGGGCTCGGACGTGGTGACGGGAGACGCATCATGA